One window of the Shewanella maritima genome contains the following:
- the hldE gene encoding bifunctional D-glycero-beta-D-manno-heptose-7-phosphate kinase/D-glycero-beta-D-manno-heptose 1-phosphate adenylyltransferase HldE: MKVTLPVFEQAKVLVVGDVMLDRYWAGDTGRISPEAPVPVVRINQSEDRPGGAANVALNIATLGGQVALAGIVGDDENAQALTTGIKALGVEPCWHTVAELPTITKLRVMSRSQQLIRLDFEEAYPEAESHALMASAVKMLGEVDVVILSDYAKGALTDCTDFIAQATKQGVKVLVDPKGSDFSRYRGASLLTPNMLEFELVAGKVTSEADLVEKAHKLLHEFDLEALLVTRSEKGMTLITRDNDELHIPTVAREVHDVTGAGDTVISVLASSLAAGSDLPQACAIANAAAGIVVGKLGTSTVSRIELAQSLNVHQGEMGFGVVSEDQLAYALEHAKLAGERVVMTNGCFDILHAGHVSYLNEARAQGDRLIVAVNDDDSVKRLKGEGRPVNPVERRMAVLAGLAAVDWVVPFSEDTPQRVIAKLLPDLLVKGGDYKIEEIAGGKEVIEAGGVVKVLSFEDGVSTTKIIENIKANN; the protein is encoded by the coding sequence ATGAAGGTAACTTTACCCGTATTTGAACAAGCAAAAGTCTTAGTAGTTGGAGACGTGATGCTCGATAGGTATTGGGCAGGTGATACAGGACGTATTTCTCCAGAAGCTCCTGTACCAGTCGTACGCATAAATCAAAGTGAGGATCGCCCAGGCGGCGCCGCTAACGTGGCATTAAACATTGCGACCTTAGGTGGGCAAGTTGCACTAGCGGGTATTGTTGGCGACGACGAAAACGCTCAGGCGCTGACTACTGGTATTAAAGCGCTTGGTGTCGAGCCATGCTGGCACACTGTTGCCGAGCTACCCACTATCACCAAGTTAAGGGTGATGTCACGTAGTCAGCAGCTTATTCGCTTAGACTTTGAAGAAGCTTACCCAGAAGCTGAAAGCCATGCGCTAATGGCATCTGCAGTGAAAATGCTAGGTGAAGTTGACGTCGTTATTCTTTCTGATTACGCCAAAGGCGCATTAACTGATTGTACCGACTTTATTGCCCAGGCAACGAAGCAAGGCGTTAAGGTGCTTGTTGACCCTAAAGGTAGCGACTTTTCACGTTATCGCGGAGCATCGCTGCTGACGCCTAATATGCTTGAGTTTGAACTTGTTGCTGGCAAGGTGACCAGTGAAGCAGACTTAGTTGAAAAGGCCCACAAGCTGCTGCATGAGTTTGACCTTGAGGCATTGTTGGTGACTCGCTCAGAAAAGGGCATGACCCTGATCACCCGTGACAATGACGAATTACATATTCCAACCGTTGCGCGCGAAGTGCACGACGTAACGGGTGCGGGTGATACTGTTATTTCAGTATTGGCTTCATCGTTAGCCGCCGGTAGCGATTTGCCACAGGCTTGTGCTATCGCCAATGCTGCCGCTGGTATTGTGGTCGGTAAGCTGGGTACATCTACTGTGAGCCGCATTGAGCTTGCGCAATCACTAAATGTTCACCAAGGTGAAATGGGTTTTGGTGTAGTAAGTGAAGACCAATTGGCATATGCGCTTGAACACGCCAAACTTGCTGGCGAGCGCGTGGTAATGACCAATGGTTGCTTTGATATTCTTCACGCGGGTCACGTGAGTTACTTAAATGAAGCTCGTGCTCAAGGCGATCGTCTGATTGTTGCGGTTAACGACGATGACTCTGTTAAACGCCTGAAAGGTGAAGGTCGCCCGGTGAACCCTGTTGAGCGCCGTATGGCAGTGCTTGCTGGCCTTGCCGCTGTAGATTGGGTAGTGCCATTTTCTGAGGACACGCCACAACGAGTGATTGCTAAATTACTGCCTGATTTACTTGTCAAAGGTGGTGATTATAAGATTGAAGAGATTGCTGGTGGTAAAGAAGTGATTGAAGCTGGCGGTGTGGTGAAAGTGCTGAGCTTTGAAGACGGCGTTTCGACCACTAAGATCATTGAAAATATTAAGGCAAACAACTAG
- the coaD gene encoding pantetheine-phosphate adenylyltransferase, with protein sequence MHRRAIYPGTFDPVTNGHADLIERAANLFEHVIIGIAANPTKQPRFSLERRVELLQQVTAHLDNVEVVGFSGLLVDFAKQQNASVLVRGLRAVSDFEYEFQLANMNRRLSPQLESVFLTPAEENSFISSSLVKEVALHGGDVSQFVHPIVAAALNEQKA encoded by the coding sequence ATGCATAGACGCGCGATTTATCCTGGCACTTTTGACCCAGTAACCAATGGCCACGCCGATTTGATTGAGCGTGCGGCAAACTTGTTTGAGCATGTGATTATCGGTATTGCCGCTAACCCGACTAAGCAACCAAGGTTTAGCTTAGAAAGGCGAGTAGAGCTATTGCAGCAAGTGACTGCCCATCTTGATAATGTTGAAGTGGTTGGTTTTAGTGGCCTGCTGGTGGACTTTGCTAAGCAGCAAAATGCCAGCGTGTTAGTTCGTGGTTTACGTGCGGTATCTGATTTTGAGTATGAATTTCAGCTCGCCAATATGAACCGCCGACTGAGCCCGCAGTTAGAAAGTGTGTTTCTCACTCCAGCAGAAGAAAACTCGTTTATTTCATCTTCACTGGTGAAAGAAGTTGCACTGCATGGTGGGGATGTTAGTCAGTTTGTACATCCGATTGTTGCTGCCGCTTTAAATGAGCAGAAGGCCTAG
- the mutM gene encoding bifunctional DNA-formamidopyrimidine glycosylase/DNA-(apurinic or apyrimidinic site) lyase, with protein MPELPEVEVTRLGISPHLIAQTVTELIVRNRSLRWPVPDVASNIVGQQIIDIRRRAKYLLMETQAGVTIVHLGMSGSLRVLASDTPAEKHDHIDLKLGNGQMLRFNDPRRFGAWLWYELPEHAHPLLAKLGPEPLSDEFNLEQLKAALANKKKAIKLCLMDNHIVVGVGNIYANEALFAAGIHPQAEAGKVDDARLTVLVAEVKRILVQAIKQGGTTLKDFTNADGKPGYFAQKLHVYGRGGETCTSCGNLLSEIKLGQRATVFCGLCQSK; from the coding sequence ATGCCTGAATTACCCGAAGTAGAAGTGACCCGACTCGGTATTTCACCTCATCTTATCGCGCAAACCGTTACTGAGCTGATCGTGCGTAATCGTTCATTACGCTGGCCTGTGCCAGATGTTGCGAGCAATATCGTTGGTCAGCAGATTATTGATATTCGCCGCCGCGCGAAATACTTACTGATGGAGACTCAGGCTGGGGTCACCATAGTGCATCTGGGTATGTCCGGCAGTTTAAGGGTGCTGGCCAGTGATACCCCAGCCGAAAAACATGATCACATCGACCTTAAACTCGGTAATGGTCAAATGCTCAGGTTCAACGACCCCCGCCGCTTTGGAGCCTGGTTGTGGTATGAATTGCCTGAACATGCTCACCCATTGCTGGCAAAGCTCGGCCCTGAGCCACTAAGCGATGAATTTAACCTTGAGCAATTAAAAGCCGCGCTGGCGAACAAGAAAAAAGCCATCAAACTGTGCCTAATGGACAATCACATTGTGGTGGGTGTCGGTAATATTTATGCCAACGAAGCCTTGTTTGCCGCTGGGATTCACCCTCAAGCAGAGGCAGGCAAAGTCGATGATGCGCGCCTTACAGTCTTAGTCGCCGAGGTAAAACGAATTTTGGTTCAGGCGATTAAACAAGGCGGCACCACATTAAAAGATTTTACCAATGCCGACGGTAAGCCCGGCTATTTTGCCCAGAAACTACATGTCTATGGCCGCGGCGGTGAAACCTGCACCAGTTGTGGCAACCTGCTATCGGAAATCAAACTTGGGCAGCGAGCGACGGTGTTTTGCGGTTTGTGCCAAAGCAAGTAA
- the moaA gene encoding GTP 3',8-cyclase MoaA, whose product MSQIVDQFYRHVEYLRLSVTDRCDFRCVYCMSEDPEFLPRDHVLSLEELSWVAQAFTELGVKKIRLTGGEPLVRTDCEQLVKLLGDLPGLDDLSMTTNGSRLSKMATSLKQNGLKRLNISLDTLNPELFTQLTRNGKLERVVAGIDAAIAAGFTKIKINAVILRGQNDHEVIDLVNFCRERSLDIAFIEEMPLGVIDERKRSRHCSSAEVRQIIEQQYQLIPSSKRTGGPARYYKIPDSDTHIGFISPHSNNFCHECNRVRVTVEGRLLLCLGNENSVDLKAIVREHPGDIDRLKTAILEGIKRKPKEHHFGHQDEVQILRFMNATGG is encoded by the coding sequence ATGAGCCAAATTGTTGATCAATTTTACCGTCACGTAGAGTACCTGCGCCTGTCGGTGACCGACCGTTGTGATTTTCGCTGTGTATATTGCATGAGTGAAGATCCCGAGTTTCTGCCACGTGACCATGTGCTGAGTCTTGAGGAGTTGTCTTGGGTTGCTCAAGCATTCACCGAGCTTGGCGTCAAAAAGATCCGCCTAACCGGTGGCGAGCCGTTGGTGCGAACCGACTGTGAGCAACTGGTTAAACTGCTAGGTGATTTACCGGGGTTGGACGACTTGTCGATGACCACAAATGGTTCACGTCTCAGTAAGATGGCAACATCACTCAAGCAAAATGGTCTTAAACGACTAAATATCAGCTTAGATACTTTAAACCCTGAGTTATTCACTCAGTTAACCCGTAACGGCAAGTTAGAGCGAGTTGTAGCAGGTATTGATGCAGCTATTGCAGCAGGCTTTACCAAGATCAAAATAAACGCGGTTATTCTGCGAGGACAAAACGACCATGAAGTAATTGATTTGGTTAACTTCTGCCGCGAACGCAGCCTAGACATTGCCTTTATTGAAGAAATGCCACTTGGGGTTATTGATGAGCGCAAACGCAGCCGTCACTGCTCAAGTGCAGAAGTACGCCAAATCATTGAGCAGCAGTACCAGCTAATCCCATCGAGCAAGCGTACTGGCGGGCCGGCTCGTTATTACAAGATACCTGATAGCGACACTCATATTGGCTTTATTTCCCCTCACAGCAATAACTTTTGTCACGAGTGTAATCGCGTGCGGGTAACCGTTGAAGGACGTCTACTACTTTGTTTAGGCAACGAAAATTCGGTGGACTTAAAAGCCATTGTACGCGAGCATCCAGGCGATATCGACAGGCTCAAAACCGCCATTCTCGAAGGTATTAAACGTAAGCCGAAAGAGCACCATTTTGGTCATCAAGATGAGGTGCAAATTCTGCGCTTTATGAATGCCACCGGCGGTTAA
- a CDS encoding bifunctional molybdopterin-guanine dinucleotide biosynthesis adaptor protein MobB/molybdopterin molybdotransferase MoeA gives MSVPFSNPLPVPVLGFCAYSGTGKTTLLKQLIPELNRRGLRLAVIKHAHHNFDVDIPGKDSYEMRKAGARQMLVASHVRWALMTEDAVDGDPKLDHLLKQIEADKVDIVLVEGFKKLTLPKIELHRAAHGKPFIHEQDDNIVAIACCDDTNTPAELKRLDLNNVGQIADFVVEYQQNWQQPAAELPIQLPQALDSDNAYQQGLSVAQGITYVLDSINATSNSELCSLDELDNRVLATDVISPVNVPQQTNSAMDGYAFAYDSVSQTPLKVVGEVFAGHEYGQTLNAGEAVRIMTGAPVPAGADTIMPRELTKEENGELSLLEAKSIKAGQHVRLAGEDIAKDAVALKAGTRMSAAEVGLMASLGLSQAQVSKAPTIAVFSTGDEVSQPGDALKPNCIYDSNRYTIKTMAKRLGCKVIDLGIIEDNEDALMQTLTQASEQADIVISSGGVSVGNADYIKTALAKLGAINFWRINMRPGRPLAVGKLNNATFFGLPGNPVAVMVSFLQFVQPAVRKLAGEKNWQPTFLPAVADENLRSREGRTEFLRGIYHVGNDGQLHVKSTGAQGSGMLNSMVQGNCLIVIGEQPKSVAAGNTVFIQPFADVL, from the coding sequence ATGAGTGTTCCGTTTTCTAACCCGCTTCCAGTTCCAGTACTTGGCTTTTGTGCATACAGCGGCACCGGCAAGACCACTTTATTAAAGCAACTAATTCCTGAGCTAAACCGCCGTGGATTGCGTTTAGCCGTGATAAAACACGCTCACCATAATTTCGATGTCGATATTCCAGGTAAAGATAGCTATGAAATGCGCAAAGCTGGCGCAAGACAAATGCTGGTTGCGTCCCACGTGCGCTGGGCATTGATGACTGAAGATGCCGTTGATGGTGATCCAAAACTCGATCACCTACTCAAGCAAATTGAAGCCGACAAGGTCGATATTGTGTTGGTTGAAGGTTTTAAAAAGCTCACGCTACCAAAAATTGAGCTGCACCGCGCTGCACACGGTAAGCCATTTATTCACGAGCAAGACGACAACATCGTCGCCATTGCGTGTTGTGACGACACCAATACGCCGGCTGAGCTAAAGCGCCTTGACCTTAACAATGTCGGGCAAATTGCTGACTTTGTGGTTGAGTATCAACAAAACTGGCAACAACCTGCAGCTGAACTACCAATTCAACTACCACAAGCGCTCGATAGCGATAACGCGTACCAGCAAGGTCTCAGTGTCGCTCAAGGCATCACTTATGTGCTTGATAGCATTAATGCCACCAGCAATAGTGAGTTATGCAGCTTAGATGAGCTGGATAACCGAGTATTGGCCACTGATGTGATTTCACCAGTTAACGTGCCACAGCAAACCAACTCAGCAATGGACGGTTACGCATTCGCTTATGACAGTGTCTCGCAAACACCGTTGAAAGTCGTCGGCGAAGTTTTTGCTGGCCACGAATATGGCCAGACCCTTAATGCAGGTGAAGCTGTGCGCATTATGACTGGCGCGCCTGTGCCAGCAGGCGCAGACACCATTATGCCGCGCGAGCTAACCAAAGAAGAAAATGGCGAACTGAGCCTGCTTGAAGCTAAGTCCATCAAAGCGGGTCAGCACGTGCGTTTAGCGGGTGAAGATATTGCTAAAGATGCGGTTGCACTAAAAGCTGGCACCCGCATGAGCGCAGCTGAAGTAGGGCTAATGGCGTCACTTGGCCTAAGTCAGGCACAGGTGAGCAAAGCGCCAACCATTGCCGTGTTCTCAACCGGGGATGAGGTAAGTCAGCCAGGTGACGCGCTGAAGCCAAACTGCATTTACGATTCAAACCGCTACACCATCAAAACCATGGCCAAACGCCTTGGCTGCAAGGTTATTGATTTAGGCATCATCGAAGATAATGAAGATGCGCTAATGCAAACCTTGACTCAAGCATCTGAACAAGCCGATATCGTAATTAGCTCTGGTGGTGTGTCTGTAGGAAATGCCGACTACATTAAAACTGCGTTAGCAAAACTTGGCGCCATTAATTTCTGGCGTATTAACATGCGCCCTGGTCGCCCACTTGCCGTTGGCAAACTCAATAATGCGACATTCTTTGGGCTACCAGGCAACCCGGTTGCAGTTATGGTGTCTTTCCTGCAGTTTGTACAACCTGCGGTGCGTAAACTTGCTGGCGAGAAAAATTGGCAGCCAACTTTCTTACCTGCCGTAGCCGATGAAAATCTACGCAGCCGTGAAGGTCGCACTGAATTTTTACGTGGTATTTACCACGTTGGCAACGATGGTCAGTTGCACGTTAAGTCTACCGGCGCCCAAGGCTCAGGCATGCTTAACTCTATGGTACAAGGGAACTGTTTAATTGTGATCGGTGAGCAACCTAAGTCTGTTGCTGCTGGTAACACGGTATTTATTCAACCCTTTGCTGATGTGTTGTAA
- the mobA gene encoding molybdenum cofactor guanylyltransferase MobA: protein MVDGVILAGGMARRMGGNDKGLVELAGKPMIAHAIDRISPQVTQVLINANRNQDSYAEFGYQVFNDNESGYLGPLAGMVTALAKTQADYVMVVPCDCPLLPTDLFIRLHAALVAQQAELAVASDGEREQPVVLLLTPKLLTSMQAFLDAGNRKIDDWYAAHRYAVAEFSDQPDAFVNVNTPEQKQRLAQAIAR, encoded by the coding sequence ATGGTCGATGGAGTCATTCTCGCAGGCGGTATGGCGCGACGTATGGGTGGCAATGACAAAGGATTGGTAGAGCTTGCGGGCAAACCCATGATTGCCCATGCGATTGACCGCATTAGCCCACAAGTGACGCAAGTTTTAATCAATGCCAACCGCAACCAAGACTCATACGCCGAATTCGGCTATCAGGTGTTCAATGACAACGAGTCAGGCTATCTCGGCCCACTTGCGGGCATGGTTACCGCACTTGCAAAAACTCAGGCCGACTATGTAATGGTAGTTCCGTGTGATTGCCCGCTATTACCAACAGATTTATTTATCCGTTTACACGCAGCGCTAGTAGCGCAACAAGCCGAGTTAGCAGTAGCCAGTGACGGCGAGCGCGAACAACCTGTTGTGCTGTTACTTACACCTAAATTGTTGACGTCAATGCAGGCCTTTTTAGATGCTGGCAATCGTAAAATCGATGACTGGTACGCCGCGCATCGCTATGCCGTCGCTGAATTTAGCGACCAACCAGACGCCTTTGTGAACGTTAATACGCCAGAACAAAAACAACGACTCGCCCAAGCGATTGCGCGCTAA
- a CDS encoding energy-coupling factor ABC transporter ATP-binding protein produces MTTVHKAQINAEHVVMRFNDKVLFSFAKLTFAQGDVIYLQGDNGTGKSTLMKLLAGLIHAPEGKFSHQGFEKAAWWRKDGMLGKALYLHQHPYLFDGSVEYNLKFAANQSKLDQSALTERIDQAIEMAQLKHLLTRNASDLSGGERQRLAMARAWIVQPKLLMLDEPISNMDKPSQRLVLAMINQLKDDGTGLLISSHQTCGLTALCQKHWHIAKQQITVSDHVPSFSTQQPINSTGLNYVSAN; encoded by the coding sequence ATGACAACCGTTCATAAAGCTCAAATCAATGCCGAGCACGTCGTCATGCGCTTCAACGACAAGGTGTTGTTTTCGTTTGCTAAGCTAACTTTTGCCCAAGGTGACGTGATTTACCTGCAAGGTGACAATGGCACAGGTAAATCAACGCTAATGAAATTACTCGCTGGCTTAATACACGCACCTGAAGGGAAGTTTAGTCATCAAGGATTTGAAAAAGCGGCATGGTGGCGTAAAGACGGCATGTTGGGCAAAGCTTTGTATTTGCACCAACATCCTTACCTTTTTGACGGTAGTGTAGAGTACAATCTCAAGTTCGCTGCGAACCAGTCAAAACTTGACCAAAGTGCGCTGACTGAACGTATTGACCAAGCAATTGAAATGGCGCAGCTTAAGCATTTGCTCACCCGCAATGCCAGTGATTTGTCTGGCGGTGAGCGTCAACGCCTTGCGATGGCTCGCGCCTGGATTGTGCAACCAAAGCTACTGATGTTAGATGAGCCTATTTCCAATATGGACAAGCCATCACAGCGACTAGTATTAGCTATGATCAATCAACTAAAAGATGATGGTACAGGCTTGTTGATAAGCAGCCATCAAACATGTGGCTTAACCGCTTTATGCCAAAAGCACTGGCATATTGCTAAACAACAAATTACTGTAAGCGATCACGTACCTAGCTTTTCTACTCAGCAACCAATTAATTCCACAGGATTAAATTATGTCAGCGCCAACTAA